Below is a genomic region from Neovison vison isolate M4711 chromosome 9, ASM_NN_V1, whole genome shotgun sequence.
TCACGTGTGCAGTCTGCGGGTGACTCTTCCCGGATTTTCTTCTCTGGACCTGCTTGCCCTTGCCTCTCCACATCTGTGGCGTCCTGCTGGTGCACGGATCACGCCGCTGGGAGGGCGGGCGGGCTGGAATTTCCCACAGATCTGACGGTCAAAGCACGCACCGAAAAGGCCTTCACCTTCCTGGAGACGATGCTTTCTCCAGGAACAAGTGACCACGGCGGAGTCCTGTGCTCTAGTCCCCAAATTACAAGCACTGCTGTAACCCACTCCTTCAGGTCCCTAAAGAAATGGCGTCTGCATTTACCGCCTCAGGAAGTTGAAAACCCACTTAAGAGAACCCCCAGCTGAAAGCCCCCTGTGCTTGGAGCCCCCCACGAGGGAGCCAGCACGGCAGAGCGGGCACTGAGGCACACCCAGCCTTCACTCCGTCCCTCCCGCCGCACCGGTCTTCACGGGCTCCTGCCCTGCACCATGCCTGGTGCTGAGGACGCTGAGGTAGGGGTGGGCTGGGACCACACAGCACAATGGGGCCACAGGACACAGATCTGTGACGCTGCAGGGCACCGGAAGGATACGTGGCACAGACTAGCCATGTCGGGAAGCACCTGCAGCCAAAAGGGCTAGACCAGGAgcgccccggggtggggggtgcggactcttgcttttgactcaggtcatggtctgagggtcGTTGGATGGacggagccctgtgtcaggctcttaaagcggggagtctgctggagactctctccttctgccccacactgtttggctctcaaataaataaacgttaccaaaaaaaaaaaaaaaaaaaagggcctgcACAGAGCCCCTAAGCGCCAGTGCACGCCTTCAGGAGGGCCTCAGGGGCTGGGCTTTCTTCTGGGAACCAAGCACCCAGGGAGAGGGGCTGCCCAGATGCGTGGAGTGGAGAAGCCGCTGCCAGAAGCAGGGACGGTCTCTGGGGCTTGCGAAGGGCTGAAGCAAGCCGTACTGCACCTGTGCGGCCAACACCGCGAGGCTGGTTGAGACCGCCACCTAAACCCCCACTGAGCGGACACAGGCCACCGCCCACCCAGACCCAGCCCCGGGTGAGCTGCCGGGCTCCGCGCAGGGTGTCAGCTCTCCCGAGCTGCTCCTCCTGGGCTCTCCACTTCCATGGACGCCCCAACAGGCTGCTCCAAGTCTCCCCATGGCAGGGTCTGGACCCCAGTGCCCAAGGCCATCTCCGCGTCCTCACCACCCGCCTCGGGATGCTCACCTGGCTCCCACGGACACACGGGACACCCCTCCTGCACTGAGGGACAGCGGGATGCCTCGGGGCTGAGACGAACCCCGGACGTCGCAGGTGATCCGGGACCGCAGGGACGCGCAGCTCTCTAACCGCCCAGGGCCCTGAGGGAACTCGCTCTCCCTCCCGCGTTCTTCATCCCGGCCCCCCCTCCCGCTGCCCGGCGGTCCGGACACGGGCACGACACGCACGACCTCGGAACGCAGTCCAAGCGCTCCCTGCTCCCCGCGGGCTGCGGCTGCCGTCGGAGGGCGCGAACACACCGGCGCTCGGAAGCACTCCGGCCGGAGGAAGAAGGACGGGCCGCTCGCCGACTCCCCCGCCCCGCTCGGCGCCCAGCCCGCGGGTGCTGGAGGGTCCAGGGCAGCGCCACGGACCCAGAGGGGCCTCCAGGCCCCGCACGagctgggtgggggcggggcacccGAGGAGCAGAGAAGGGGAGGGCGCGCGGGGGCGGGAACCGGGGCGGCCAGGCGAGCCCCGCGAGCGCAGGGCCGGGTCCCTGCAACAGGTCAGCAGCCCCGCCGGGGGCCGGGTCAGGGGCGCGGGGCAACGGGCCCGCCGGCGGCTTCCGGGCGGCCGCGCCAGGCGGCGGGGGGCGTGCGGCGCGCCGCCCCCCAGGCCGCGACCCCCTGCGCACCCCGGCCGGAGCCGCCGTGGGCGCCCCGCGGGCGTTCGCGAACTTTCCTGCGCCGGCCGCGCTCCGACTTTCGGTTTCCGGGCGGCCCAGCTCCGAGAAAACCCCTCGGGCCCGCGGGGCGGCGACCCTGCGCGCCGGCCCCGACTCCCCGGCGCAGCGCGCGcccgccgccccggccccgcTGCCCCGGCCCCAGCTGCCCCCGCGACCCGCGACCCGCGACCCCCGACCCCCACAGCGCCACTCACCAACGGTCGCCGCACGCCCGGAACTGCGCGCCCgcccagccgccgccgccgccgccgcggacccgcccccaccccccccccccgagcccGCCTGACTGACGGGCGCAGGGGCCTACCGGGAGCGCCCAGCGAGCCGCAGCAGGCGCCGATTGGCCATGTCTCGCGCCTCGGCCCGCCCCCCCGACAGACTGACGCCAGACCCTATCAGGAGCGCGCCGGAGGCCGCAGCGGGCGCCGATTGGCTGGAGCCGCCGCGTCCGGGGCACTTAAGTCGAGCCCCGGCTCGGTCCGCGCAGTTGTCTGGTCGCTGCAGGCGGCTCCGCGCCGTCCTCCTGCGGGCGGCCCTAGTGGGCGCCTCCGCTCCCGAGAGCCGGGCCCGTGGGCGCCGCGGCAGCGCCTGCCCCTCCCCGGAGCGCTGCCCAGCGCAGGCCCCAGCGAGCGTTAGGGGTGCGGGAAGTCCGCGGAGCCCCGCGCTCGTACGCAGCAGGACGGACCGCGGCCCCCGGTCCGGAAGTCCCGCTGGGAACGTTCAAACGCCGCGAAACTGCACCTTTTAACGTGGTTTTAAGTGGGGGGTTACTTGTGCGAATCTTTCCACCAATCGAAAACGCAGGACCCAGCGCCCGCAGACCCATGAACCGCGGCGGGCACAGGAAGGGAGCTGAGCGCGGACCCCGTCGCTGCCCCTGCGAGTGTGACCCGAGGCCAGGCTGCTCCGGACCTGCCAGAGGAGACCACCGCCCCCTCCCGCGCACGGTTCTGCTGGGCACCTAAAGAATCCCGTCTCCGCTCGTACCAGGGCTCGGGGGTGGCAGCTGCTCCCTgcgtttctttttaaagattttatttatttgacagacggagatcacaagctggcagagaggcaggcagagagaggaggaagcaggctccccccacccccagcagagacccaggaccctgagatcatgacctgagccggaggcagaggctttaacccactgagccccctaggcgccCCTGCTCCCTGCACTTTgcaggaagagaaatgaaaactcaggTGAGAGTCTTTACCCCAAGTCACTCTGCACGTTCAGCACCCCTCTCTGAGGGATCATCTGAGCAACGGGAACACTTGGGGAGGACGCATGGAAGAACACGCGGGTCAGGGTGACTCggtggttgagcgtctgccttag
It encodes:
- the LOC122917011 gene encoding collagen alpha-1(I) chain-like, with amino-acid sequence MRVSESCSTPPTPGIGAHCYGQTLATTPVTGPPGSQRGLPHGSAHRPAGPRPGLPRQGLPSQRPGNPRCTGWSLLECELGTSRALRELALPPAFFIPAPPPAARRSGHGHDTHDLGTQSKRSLLPAGCGCRRRARTHRRSEALRPEEEGRAARRLPRPARRPARGCWRVQGSATDPEGPPGPARAGWGRGTRGAEKGRARGGGNRGGQASPASAGPGPCNRSAAPPGAGSGARGNGPAGGFRAAAPGGGGRAARRPPGRDPLRTPAGAAVGAPRAFANFPAPAALRLSVSGRPSSEKTPRARGAATLRAGPDSPAQRAPAAPAPLPRPQLPPRPATRDPRPPQRHSPTTDARPYQERAGGRSGRRLAGAAASGALKSSPGSVRAVVWSLQAAPRRPPAGGPSGRLRSREPGPWAPRQRLPLPGALPSAGPSER